In Candidatus Omnitrophota bacterium, a single window of DNA contains:
- a CDS encoding NADH-quinone oxidoreductase subunit M, whose product MPFPLLTSIVFLPLLGGLLILFIPKERTGLMKTIATAATGLALVLAVALLLKFDCGGTAMQFVEQLPWIPQININYHLGVDGISIGLVFLTALLGFFACIGSYGIKERQKEYYFLYLLLNTGMLGTFLALDLFLFYVFWELVLVPMYFLIGIWGGPRKEYAAIKFFIYTLAGSVFMLLSILALYFTSNPHTFNMLELAKSGSALAKGFQIALFIGFYLGFAIKVPVFPFHTWLPDAHVEAPTPISVLLAGVLLKMGGYGFFRISFPILKDAAIYFALPFAILGLINIVYGAFVAMAQTDFKKMVAYSSVSHMGFVMLGLASMTVTGFNGALMQMFNHGVITGGMFLLVGVLYDRAHTRDLNKFGGLGAKMPVYAGILTVFTLASLGLPGLSGFVSEFMSLMGGFAAFRLITVISVLGIIITAGYFLYMIQRVLLGPLNPAWSKITDINRREIFTLAPLMIVIIAIGVYPLLILNFQSPAIINLIQHIGGALF is encoded by the coding sequence ATGCCCTTTCCCCTGTTGACGTCGATAGTCTTCCTGCCGCTCCTCGGCGGGCTGCTTATCCTTTTTATCCCGAAAGAGAGGACCGGGCTGATGAAGACCATAGCCACGGCCGCGACAGGCCTCGCGCTCGTCCTGGCCGTTGCCCTCCTCCTGAAATTCGACTGCGGCGGGACGGCGATGCAATTCGTAGAGCAACTGCCGTGGATACCGCAGATAAATATAAACTACCACCTCGGCGTCGACGGCATCAGCATCGGCCTCGTATTCCTGACCGCGCTCCTGGGCTTCTTCGCCTGCATCGGCTCATACGGGATAAAAGAACGGCAGAAGGAGTATTATTTCCTGTACCTCCTGTTGAATACCGGCATGCTCGGGACGTTCTTGGCGCTGGACCTCTTCCTCTTCTATGTATTCTGGGAGCTAGTCCTTGTGCCGATGTATTTCCTGATAGGGATATGGGGAGGCCCGAGGAAAGAATACGCGGCGATCAAGTTCTTCATATATACCCTGGCAGGTTCGGTATTCATGCTCCTTTCGATATTGGCGCTTTATTTCACGTCGAACCCGCACACTTTCAATATGCTCGAGCTCGCGAAGAGCGGCAGCGCCCTGGCGAAGGGTTTCCAGATAGCGCTATTTATCGGCTTCTATCTCGGCTTCGCGATAAAAGTCCCCGTATTCCCTTTCCATACGTGGTTGCCTGACGCGCACGTAGAGGCGCCTACTCCGATAAGCGTCCTGCTTGCCGGCGTCCTGCTTAAGATGGGCGGGTACGGCTTCTTCAGGATAAGCTTCCCGATATTAAAGGACGCAGCGATATACTTCGCGCTTCCCTTCGCAATACTCGGGCTGATAAATATCGTCTACGGCGCGTTCGTGGCGATGGCGCAGACGGATTTCAAGAAGATGGTCGCGTATTCGTCGGTAAGCCACATGGGTTTCGTGATGCTCGGTCTCGCGAGCATGACCGTTACCGGGTTTAACGGCGCGCTGATGCAGATGTTCAACCACGGCGTGATAACCGGAGGCATGTTCCTTCTCGTGGGCGTCCTTTATGACCGCGCCCACACCAGGGACCTCAACAAATTCGGCGGCCTGGGCGCGAAAATGCCGGTCTACGCCGGGATACTTACGGTCTTTACGCTCGCTTCGCTCGGCCTGCCCGGGCTAAGCGGATTCGTAAGCGAATTCATGTCGCTGATGGGCGGTTTCGCGGCGTTCAGGCTGATAACCGTAATATCGGTCCTCGGCATCATAATAACCGCGGGATATTTCCTCTATATGATCCAGCGCGTATTACTGGGGCCGCTCAACCCGGCATGGTCTAAAATAACCGATATAAACAGGCGCGAGATATTTACGCTTGCTCCTTTGATGATAGTGATAATAGCCATCGGCGTATATCCTCTCTTGATACTCAACTTCCAGTCGCCGGCCATAATCAACCTGATACAACATATCGGAGGGGCCCTGTTTTGA
- the nuoL gene encoding NADH-quinone oxidoreductase subunit L — MVKYAHLIPLFPFMAFAINILFGRRLKKASALVSIAASSIALAIAAVTFIGNLNGEGSYTVAKWIFLNGLPLDFGVMVDPLTCMMLLVVTIVGTLIQIYSMGYMRDDARYSRFFAYMSLFMGSMLGLLLADNFVMLYIFWEGVGLCSYLLISFWFERPAAARAGMKAFITTRIGDTGLLVGILLLFFSVKTLYFRDLAGLAINDVTLTAVGILIFCGAIGKSAQFPLHVWLPDAMEGPTPVSALIHAATMVAAGVYLIARCYGLFISHHIALVSVAYVGAITAFMAASIALVNNDIKRILAYSTISQLGLMMLGLGVGGYEAGTFHLMTHAFFKALLFLCAGSIIHSIHVEGDPAIHTQDIRKMGGLFPKMKITGTTLIIAGLAIAGIPPLSGFWSKDELLSEIINTGHPVLFAVASLTSLMTAFYIFRLIFLVLFGKARPGVRAHESPYVMTIPLAILAVLSVFAGFFRPVRPDYLTMGVSTAIAVIGIGLAYSFYILNNKILSADIRARFGFLYRLLSNKYYIDEIYEAIFIKPCFRLAESAAKFDLNVVDGAVNLAAHVSVVLSRIQSWFDLYIVDGIVNMAANITWLCSAILRRLQTGLVQNYILIAFFGLAIIILIKLIGG; from the coding sequence ATGGTAAAATACGCGCATCTTATACCGCTCTTCCCGTTCATGGCTTTTGCCATAAACATCCTCTTTGGGCGCAGGCTCAAGAAGGCAAGCGCGCTCGTATCTATAGCCGCCTCATCCATCGCCCTGGCCATCGCGGCCGTCACTTTTATCGGGAACTTGAACGGCGAAGGCTCTTATACCGTCGCGAAATGGATCTTCTTGAACGGACTCCCGCTCGATTTCGGGGTAATGGTGGATCCGCTCACATGCATGATGCTGCTGGTCGTCACTATCGTCGGGACCCTCATACAGATATATTCCATGGGATATATGCGCGATGACGCGAGGTACTCGAGATTCTTCGCGTATATGTCGCTCTTTATGGGCTCAATGCTCGGTTTGTTGCTGGCTGATAATTTCGTAATGCTCTATATATTTTGGGAAGGCGTCGGTCTCTGCTCATATTTATTGATATCGTTCTGGTTCGAGAGGCCCGCGGCCGCGAGGGCAGGCATGAAGGCGTTCATAACGACCAGGATAGGCGACACGGGGCTCCTGGTCGGCATACTGCTCCTCTTCTTCTCGGTAAAGACTCTCTATTTCAGGGACCTCGCAGGCCTGGCGATAAACGACGTCACGCTCACGGCCGTAGGCATACTTATATTCTGCGGCGCGATAGGAAAATCGGCGCAATTCCCCCTGCACGTATGGCTGCCTGACGCGATGGAAGGCCCGACCCCGGTCTCGGCGTTGATACACGCGGCCACGATGGTCGCGGCAGGCGTATATCTTATCGCGCGCTGCTACGGGCTGTTCATCTCCCACCATATCGCCCTGGTCTCGGTCGCCTATGTCGGCGCGATAACGGCGTTCATGGCCGCCTCGATCGCGCTGGTCAATAACGACATAAAACGCATCCTCGCATATTCGACAATAAGCCAGCTTGGGCTTATGATGCTGGGCCTCGGAGTCGGCGGCTATGAGGCGGGCACTTTCCACCTGATGACCCACGCGTTCTTCAAGGCCCTGCTCTTCCTCTGCGCGGGAAGCATAATACATTCTATACATGTGGAGGGTGACCCTGCGATACACACCCAGGATATACGCAAGATGGGCGGGCTCTTCCCGAAGATGAAAATAACCGGCACGACATTGATAATCGCGGGACTGGCGATCGCCGGAATACCGCCGCTCTCAGGCTTCTGGTCAAAGGACGAGCTCCTGTCCGAAATAATAAATACCGGCCACCCGGTCCTGTTCGCTGTTGCGTCGCTGACAAGTCTTATGACCGCATTTTATATCTTCCGGCTTATATTCCTCGTCCTCTTCGGGAAGGCGCGGCCCGGCGTGCGCGCCCATGAATCGCCGTACGTTATGACTATCCCCCTGGCCATCTTAGCCGTACTTTCGGTATTCGCCGGATTTTTCAGGCCGGTCCGTCCCGACTATCTCACGATGGGCGTATCGACGGCGATAGCCGTCATCGGGATAGGCCTCGCCTATTCTTTCTATATACTCAACAACAAGATACTCTCGGCCGACATCCGCGCCAGGTTCGGTTTCCTTTACAGGCTCCTCTCGAACAAATATTATATCGACGAGATATACGAGGCGATATTCATAAAGCCCTGTTTCCGGCTCGCGGAATCCGCCGCCAAATTCGACCTTAACGTCGTTGACGGCGCCGTAAACCTCGCGGCGCATGTCTCGGTCGTCTTAAGCAGGATACAGTCCTGGTTCGACCTCTACATCGTAGACGGGATAGTGAATATGGCGGCGAACATCACGTGGCTCTGCTCCGCGATACTGCGCAGGCTGCAGACCGGCCTCGTGCAGAATTATATACTGATAGCGTTCTTCGGGCTCGCGATAATCATACTGATAAAATTGATAGGAGGTTAG
- the nuoK gene encoding NADH-quinone oxidoreductase subunit NuoK: MIPQSHFLILGAVLFAIGLYGALTRRTAIGILMSIELILNAANINLITFNKFLGSSDGLVPSGSEGLGQIFALFVIAIAAASAVVGLVLVIAVYRNMKTIFTEKMNMLKW, from the coding sequence ATGATACCCCAAAGCCATTTCCTTATATTGGGCGCGGTATTGTTCGCGATAGGCCTGTACGGCGCGTTGACCCGCAGGACAGCTATCGGCATATTAATGTCTATCGAGCTCATCCTTAACGCGGCGAACATTAACCTCATCACCTTCAATAAATTCCTGGGCAGTTCTGACGGGCTTGTCCCGAGCGGGAGCGAGGGGCTGGGCCAGATATTCGCGTTATTCGTCATCGCGATAGCGGCGGCATCGGCCGTGGTCGGCCTCGTGCTCGTGATAGCCGTATATAGGAACATGAAGACGATATTCACCGAAAAGATGAACATGCTGAAATGGTAA
- a CDS encoding NADH-quinone oxidoreductase subunit J, whose protein sequence is MSGLIQLLNNLLNNYGLPQGFIVQASFYVIAAAAVISAIGVVTSRNIFHCAIFLAVSLFCVAGVYLFLGAEFLAVVQVLIYVGAIVTLFLFAIMLTANIGDRSIRHTNKQVLAGGVIAIMICVFFIFIIIGEPWKKALVQAQPLTLQEIGKSLMSVYALPFEVISLILLAALVGAIVIGKVNKE, encoded by the coding sequence ATGAGTGGGCTCATCCAACTGTTAAATAACCTGCTTAATAATTACGGGCTGCCGCAAGGGTTCATCGTCCAGGCGTCGTTCTACGTCATCGCCGCGGCCGCGGTCATATCGGCCATCGGCGTCGTGACTTCGCGCAACATCTTCCATTGCGCGATCTTTTTGGCCGTCTCCCTCTTCTGCGTCGCCGGTGTCTACCTCTTCCTGGGCGCGGAATTCCTGGCCGTGGTCCAGGTCCTTATATACGTCGGCGCGATAGTGACATTATTCCTCTTCGCTATAATGCTGACCGCGAACATCGGCGACAGGTCGATAAGGCACACGAACAAGCAGGTCCTGGCAGGCGGCGTGATCGCGATAATGATATGCGTATTCTTTATATTCATCATAATAGGCGAGCCGTGGAAGAAAGCGCTCGTCCAGGCGCAGCCGCTGACCCTCCAGGAGATCGGCAAGTCGCTCATGTCGGTATACGCGCTGCCGTTCGAGGTCATATCGCTTATCCTTCTCGCCGCGCTCGTCGGAGCGATAGTGATAGGAAAGGTAAATAAAGAATGA
- a CDS encoding 4Fe-4S binding protein gives MIKYFKDIITGAWSLIRGLLVTLRNLFSKAVTIQYPTQKLRMVDRYRGLVDLRTEKCIKCYMCVKICPTGCLSLAHKENAEKKKEFEHFKYNMELCCFCGMCDQVCPTQAIYMNKMYEIAVYGRDKITHIDLLNTGKYDEWAHPTVK, from the coding sequence ATGATAAAATATTTCAAGGATATAATCACAGGCGCCTGGAGCCTTATAAGGGGGCTCTTGGTGACACTGAGGAATCTCTTTTCTAAAGCAGTCACCATCCAATACCCGACGCAGAAACTCCGGATGGTCGATAGGTACCGCGGTCTCGTAGACCTGCGCACCGAAAAATGCATCAAGTGCTACATGTGCGTCAAGATATGCCCTACGGGATGCCTTTCTCTCGCGCATAAAGAGAACGCGGAGAAGAAAAAGGAGTTTGAGCACTTCAAATATAATATGGAGCTCTGCTGTTTCTGCGGCATGTGCGACCAGGTATGCCCGACGCAGGCGATATATATGAACAAGATGTACGAGATAGCGGTATACGGCCGGGATAAGATAACGCATATAGACCTTTTAAATACGGGGAAATACGATGAGTGGGCTCATCCAACTGTTAAATAA
- the nuoH gene encoding NADH-quinone oxidoreductase subunit NuoH, which yields MVSILTFIVMVIVGAVVLGFIAVSAMFLIWWERKVAAHIQTRYGPMRVGWHGALQSVADVIKLLLKENITPEGVDKPVWWLAPFFAVVPSVMVFVCIPFGNLFGIDLIPRDLNIGILYIIALTSVCVLGIFMAGWGSNNKYSLLGGMRSAAQIVSYEVPLIISVVTAAMFAGTLSMQKIVEAQKGMWFVFQPNMALAFLIFVISATAEINRTPFDIPEAESELVAGFHTEYSGMKFAMFFLGEYTNLFIVSALAATLFLGGWQGPFLPPVLWFLIKTYGIITVLMWVRWTLPRVRVDQLMGFAWKVLTPIAFANLAVSGWVLLR from the coding sequence ATGGTCTCTATCCTTACTTTTATAGTCATGGTTATCGTCGGCGCGGTAGTCCTCGGATTTATCGCGGTATCGGCGATGTTCCTTATATGGTGGGAACGCAAGGTAGCGGCCCATATCCAGACCAGGTACGGCCCGATGCGGGTCGGCTGGCATGGGGCCTTACAGTCGGTAGCGGATGTCATAAAACTGCTCTTAAAAGAAAATATCACGCCTGAGGGCGTGGATAAGCCGGTCTGGTGGCTCGCGCCGTTCTTCGCGGTCGTCCCGTCAGTGATGGTTTTTGTTTGTATCCCATTTGGAAATTTGTTCGGGATCGACCTGATACCGCGCGACCTGAACATCGGCATCCTGTATATAATTGCGCTCACCTCCGTCTGCGTCCTCGGGATATTCATGGCAGGATGGGGTTCGAACAATAAATATTCGCTCCTGGGCGGGATGCGCTCGGCCGCCCAGATAGTAAGTTACGAGGTCCCGTTGATAATATCGGTGGTGACCGCGGCCATGTTCGCCGGCACCCTTTCGATGCAGAAGATCGTCGAGGCGCAGAAAGGGATGTGGTTCGTCTTCCAGCCGAATATGGCGCTGGCGTTCCTCATATTCGTGATCTCCGCGACGGCAGAGATAAACCGGACGCCGTTCGACATACCCGAGGCCGAGTCGGAGCTGGTCGCAGGGTTCCACACTGAATATTCCGGGATGAAATTCGCGATGTTCTTCCTCGGCGAATACACCAATCTTTTTATTGTCTCCGCCCTCGCCGCGACATTATTCCTCGGCGGATGGCAGGGGCCGTTCTTGCCGCCGGTATTATGGTTCTTGATAAAGACATACGGCATCATAACCGTGTTGATGTGGGTCAGGTGGACCTTACCGAGGGTGCGCGTCGACCAGTTGATGGGTTTCGCCTGGAAGGTGCTCACGCCTATAGCGTTCGCGAACCTCGCGGTCTCGGGATGGGTATTACTTAGATGA
- a CDS encoding NADH-quinone oxidoreductase subunit D yields the protein METVKENLQTEEFWVNMGPQHPSTHGVLYLEVKLSGETVVDLITHIGYLHRGIEKIAENRTYTQFIPFTDRLDYIASMGNNLGYVLTVEKLMKAEVSDRAKYIRVIIAELQRVASHLVGITTFVQDLGAFATPLFYGFREREKIVELFDELCGNRLTYNYMRIGGVQFDLPKGADEKIRNIVKYMRPKIDDLESLFSSNAIFTARTKGIGVLSKKKALNYSVTGPNLRASGVKWDLRKDEPYLCYDRFNFDIPTGANGDSWDRYKVRIEEMRQSLRIVEQAIGGIPEGDPTIKIGRVIKPEPGETYMRTEAPRGELGFYAVSDGSAYPYRLKIRSPSFSNLAVLPEMVKGLKVADVVCVLGSLDIVMGDIDR from the coding sequence ATGGAAACCGTAAAAGAAAACCTGCAAACCGAGGAATTCTGGGTCAATATGGGCCCGCAGCACCCGTCGACGCACGGCGTCCTCTATCTCGAGGTCAAGCTGAGCGGCGAGACGGTCGTCGACTTGATCACCCACATCGGCTACCTCCATCGCGGCATCGAGAAGATCGCCGAGAACCGCACCTATACCCAGTTCATACCCTTTACCGACAGGCTGGACTATATCGCCTCGATGGGCAACAACCTCGGTTATGTCCTCACCGTTGAAAAATTGATGAAGGCTGAGGTCAGCGACCGCGCGAAATACATCCGAGTGATAATCGCGGAATTGCAGAGGGTCGCAAGCCATCTCGTCGGGATCACGACGTTTGTGCAGGATTTGGGCGCGTTCGCCACTCCCCTCTTCTACGGCTTCCGCGAGCGCGAGAAGATAGTCGAGCTCTTCGACGAATTATGCGGGAACCGCCTTACGTATAATTATATGAGGATAGGAGGCGTCCAGTTCGACCTGCCAAAAGGCGCGGACGAAAAGATAAGAAACATCGTCAAATACATGCGGCCGAAGATAGACGACCTCGAGAGCTTATTCAGCTCGAACGCGATATTCACCGCGAGGACAAAAGGCATCGGCGTCCTTTCGAAAAAAAAGGCGCTAAATTACAGCGTGACCGGCCCTAACCTGCGCGCATCAGGCGTCAAATGGGACCTGCGCAAGGATGAACCATACCTCTGTTATGACAGGTTCAATTTCGACATCCCGACAGGCGCGAACGGCGACTCGTGGGACAGGTACAAGGTTAGGATCGAGGAGATGAGGCAGAGCCTGCGCATCGTGGAGCAGGCGATAGGCGGCATTCCCGAAGGCGACCCGACAATAAAGATAGGCCGGGTCATCAAGCCGGAGCCGGGCGAGACATATATGAGGACGGAGGCGCCGCGCGGTGAATTGGGCTTTTACGCCGTAAGCGACGGCTCGGCATATCCTTACCGCCTGAAGATACGCTCTCCTTCTTTCTCCAACCTCGCGGTCCTCCCGGAAATGGTAAAGGGCCTGAAGGTCGCGGATGTCGTCTGCGTGCTCGGCAGCCTGGATATCGTAATGGGAGATATAGACAGATAA
- a CDS encoding NADH-quinone oxidoreductase subunit C, whose product MAADAPEKQIEIPREALPETARRLTKEGFDNLHCITAVDKNDSIELIYIFYSITSRASATLKIRLALNDLTVESLANIWRSADWLEREVYDLFGVKFLNHPNLKRILNPDDWDVHPLRKSFERPDIVKKPKS is encoded by the coding sequence GTGGCCGCTGACGCCCCTGAAAAACAGATAGAGATACCAAGAGAAGCCCTTCCGGAGACGGCGCGCCGCCTTACCAAAGAAGGGTTCGACAACCTCCATTGCATCACTGCCGTCGATAAGAACGATAGCATCGAGCTTATCTACATCTTTTATTCCATAACTAGCCGCGCCTCCGCGACTTTAAAGATACGGCTCGCGCTTAACGACCTTACGGTCGAGAGCCTGGCGAATATCTGGAGATCTGCCGATTGGCTCGAGCGCGAGGTCTACGACCTCTTCGGCGTGAAATTCCTGAACCACCCGAATTTAAAAAGAATATTAAATCCGGACGATTGGGACGTCCATCCGCTAAGGAAGAGCTTCGAGAGGCCGGATATCGTAAAGAAGCCGAAGTCCTGA
- a CDS encoding NADH-quinone oxidoreductase subunit B family protein, protein MAVIEKIPASGLIQKFPGGSIVLTTGESILKWSKASSLWPLTFGLACCAIEMIGTGASRFDIDRFGAGVFRASPRQCDVMIVAGTICVKMGDCMKRLYAQMPEPKYVIAMGNCAVSGGIFYHDTYSVVKGTEALGIPVDVNIPGCPPRPENLLFGLMKLQEKIRNEKRGR, encoded by the coding sequence ATGGCAGTGATCGAGAAGATACCTGCCTCAGGGCTCATCCAAAAATTCCCCGGCGGGTCCATCGTCCTTACCACCGGCGAAAGCATCCTTAAATGGAGCAAGGCCTCCTCGCTTTGGCCTCTCACCTTCGGCCTCGCCTGCTGCGCTATCGAGATGATAGGCACGGGCGCCTCCAGATTTGATATAGACAGGTTCGGCGCAGGGGTATTCCGCGCCTCCCCGAGGCAATGCGACGTGATGATAGTCGCCGGGACGATCTGCGTAAAGATGGGCGATTGCATGAAACGGCTATACGCGCAGATGCCCGAGCCGAAATACGTCATCGCGATGGGGAACTGCGCCGTTTCAGGCGGGATCTTCTATCATGATACCTATTCCGTCGTCAAAGGGACCGAGGCGCTCGGGATACCGGTAGATGTCAATATACCGGGATGCCCGCCCCGCCCGGAAAACCTCCTCTTCGGGCTGATGAAACTCCAGGAAAAGATAAGGAACGAAAAACGTGGCCGCTGA
- the ndhC gene encoding NADH-quinone oxidoreductase subunit A, with product MIADYGYVGLFLLFGIAFVAGAFIVSWFLRPRDPSPAKKACYECGEVVKGSSWIQFNVRYYLIALIFVVFDVEVLFLVPWAVVFRELGMVAFVEMMVFIAILIAGLAYAWKKGALEWQ from the coding sequence ATGATAGCGGATTACGGATACGTAGGGTTATTCCTCCTTTTCGGGATCGCTTTTGTGGCAGGGGCCTTTATCGTCTCCTGGTTCCTGAGGCCGCGCGACCCCAGCCCGGCCAAGAAGGCCTGCTACGAGTGCGGCGAAGTGGTAAAGGGCAGCTCGTGGATACAGTTTAACGTCCGGTACTACCTCATAGCCCTTATATTCGTCGTCTTCGACGTCGAAGTCCTCTTCCTTGTGCCCTGGGCGGTGGTCTTCCGCGAGCTTGGGATGGTCGCTTTCGTTGAGATGATGGTCTTTATCGCCATCCTTATAGCGGGCCTCGCATACGCCTGGAAGAAAGGAGCCCTCGAATGGCAGTGA
- a CDS encoding cold-shock protein: protein MAKGKVKWFSDQKGYGFITPENGKDVFVHHSSIQGEGYKSLTEGQEVEFEIEKGPKGEQATKVVKL, encoded by the coding sequence ATGGCAAAAGGTAAAGTTAAGTGGTTCAGCGACCAGAAAGGTTACGGATTCATTACTCCTGAGAACGGCAAGGATGTATTCGTACATCACAGCTCGATCCAGGGTGAAGGTTATAAATCTTTAACCGAGGGACAGGAAGTCGAGTTCGAGATCGAAAAAGGTCCCAAGGGTGAGCAGGCTACGAAAGTAGTAAAGCTCTAA
- a CDS encoding NUDIX hydrolase, with protein MAKFKLQKKTLVYDGRIVRLVVSDGLIRGRKARWEVVHHIGSVGIVPFLAKDKVVLVEQFRYAVGERLLEIPAGTLHKGEAPLSAAKREIQEEIGYAAGRLEKINIFYPSPGVRMSL; from the coding sequence ATGGCTAAATTCAAACTCCAAAAGAAGACGCTTGTCTACGACGGCAGGATAGTCCGGCTTGTCGTAAGCGACGGCCTGATAAGGGGCCGCAAGGCGAGGTGGGAGGTGGTCCATCATATCGGTTCGGTCGGCATAGTGCCTTTCCTTGCCAAAGACAAGGTCGTGCTGGTCGAGCAATTCCGCTACGCAGTCGGCGAGAGGCTCCTTGAGATACCGGCCGGCACGCTGCACAAAGGCGAAGCCCCGCTCTCGGCGGCCAAAAGGGAGATACAAGAGGAGATAGGTTACGCGGCCGGCAGGCTCGAGAAGATCAATATATTTTATCCTTCGCCCGGAGTCAGGATGAGTTTGTGA
- a CDS encoding Minf_1886 family protein, which yields MKDEFNLVRIIDEAAKKDPRYDGEAYFFVLKGLNFTVAKLDKPRHVTGRELSDGMRLYAVEQFGPMAKNVLEHWGITRTEDFGNIVFNLIEVKLLAKTETDSIEDFRDVYDFKKAFTRPVEYKIE from the coding sequence ATGAAAGACGAATTTAACCTGGTCAGGATAATAGATGAAGCGGCTAAAAAAGACCCGCGCTACGACGGGGAGGCCTATTTCTTCGTCCTCAAAGGGCTTAATTTTACGGTAGCGAAACTCGATAAGCCCCGCCATGTGACAGGGCGGGAGCTCTCCGACGGCATGCGGCTTTACGCGGTAGAACAGTTCGGCCCGATGGCCAAGAACGTCCTCGAGCACTGGGGCATCACCCGGACGGAAGATTTCGGGAATATCGTCTTTAACCTCATAGAAGTGAAGCTCCTCGCCAAGACCGAGACCGATTCTATAGAAGACTTCAGGGATGTCTACGACTTCAAGAAGGCATTTACCCGCCCGGTGGAATACAAGATAGAATAG
- a CDS encoding MarR family transcriptional regulator, with translation MATELDRLNNEAVLKLVRISEALVKAGDRFFSKYGVTTTQYDVLVILKYSEKRVTQSDLGGHRVVSRSNITGIIDRLEKLGLVKREGSADDRRVKYTAITQKGRDLIRKVEEKYFDNLKQIVWFLDEKDKRELTEIIGRLEKGLKRAEDAF, from the coding sequence ATGGCTACCGAACTGGACAGGCTGAATAACGAGGCGGTATTAAAGTTGGTGCGCATTTCCGAGGCGCTTGTAAAAGCCGGCGACAGGTTCTTCAGCAAATACGGGGTCACGACCACCCAATACGACGTTTTAGTCATACTGAAGTATTCGGAGAAGAGGGTCACGCAAAGCGACTTGGGCGGCCATCGCGTCGTATCCCGCTCGAACATCACCGGCATCATCGACAGGCTCGAGAAACTCGGCCTGGTAAAGAGGGAAGGCAGCGCGGATGACCGCCGGGTAAAATATACCGCGATAACACAGAAGGGAAGGGACCTGATAAGGAAGGTCGAGGAGAAATATTTCGATAACCTCAAACAGATCGTATGGTTCTTGGACGAAAAAGACAAGCGCGAGCTTACCGAGATCATAGGCAGGCTCGAAAAGGGGTTAAAGAGGGCTGAAGATGCATTCTGA
- a CDS encoding alpha/beta fold hydrolase: MHSDKLVTNDGVEISYEHFKNGHDSLVIICPGFFNSKANGAIRLSIGLVEDSHDVIIFDFRGHGESGGKFTWTSREALDLEAVLDYAVSQGYKKIGLMGFSLGAAISIIVAARRPEIKSIILVSAPTGFWRMDYNFWEPGMLSDLKANLECKWEGKGVRPGSIFLPKIRPIDRIADIKEAPILFIHGDRDWVIKDYHSKKLYDAATVKSKKLVIIQKGLHAERLIEEFPERMKELVAGWFKETL, from the coding sequence ATGCATTCTGATAAGCTGGTGACCAATGACGGCGTTGAGATCTCCTATGAGCATTTCAAGAACGGCCACGATTCGCTTGTCATTATATGCCCGGGGTTTTTCAACAGCAAAGCCAACGGGGCCATAAGGCTGTCGATCGGGCTGGTTGAGGATTCGCACGACGTTATTATCTTCGATTTCCGCGGGCACGGGGAGAGTGGAGGCAAATTTACCTGGACTTCAAGAGAGGCGCTCGACCTCGAGGCGGTACTGGACTATGCGGTAAGCCAAGGGTATAAAAAGATCGGCTTGATGGGGTTTTCGTTAGGCGCGGCGATATCGATAATCGTTGCGGCCAGGCGGCCGGAGATAAAAAGCATAATCCTGGTCAGCGCGCCGACCGGTTTTTGGAGGATGGATTATAATTTTTGGGAACCCGGAATGCTTTCCGACCTCAAGGCTAATTTGGAATGCAAGTGGGAAGGCAAAGGCGTGAGGCCCGGCAGCATCTTTTTGCCTAAGATCAGGCCGATAGACCGTATCGCCGATATTAAAGAGGCTCCTATCTTGTTCATCCACGGCGACAGGGACTGGGTCATAAAGGATTACCATTCAAAAAAACTTTATGATGCCGCAACGGTCAAGAGTAAAAAGCTGGTCATAATTCAAAAAGGCCTTCACGCCGAACGGCTAATCGAGGAGTTTCCGGAGAGAATGAAAGAACTCGTGGCCGGCTGGTTCAAAGAGACCCTATAA